A window of Haloarcula taiwanensis genomic DNA:
GCCAGAGAGACGCCAGAGAATAGCGATGAGCCCCATGAGCGCACAGCCGAGCGCGAATGTCTTGATCTTGAATCGGCGCGTGTCCTTCCCCAGGGCTTGCGTGACCTGCTGGTCCTCGCGGATGCTCTTGAGGACCCGGCCGAAGGGTGACTTCCCGAGGCGGATCATCAGCCAGTACAAGAGGCCGAGACAGAGGCATAACACAATCACGTACGCCCAGCCGATAACCAGCGTCTCCTCGATTCCCAGCGGTGCCACGACACTGAATATCGCCGTTCCCAGCGCATTGGGTGCTGGGGCTGTTGCGGCAGGGTCCGTGTAAAAGAGAATCCGGATCGGGTTCGATGGCAAGGACAGGCCCGTCGCACCGCCCGTTCCGAATGCAACGCCGGCAATGCGGGTGTTCGCGAACTCCGGCGCACGGAATGTGAGACGCACGATTTCCGAGAACGCGACAGTCACGATTGCAAGATAATCAGCACGGAGTCGGATCGCAGGTAATGCTGCGAGGCCGCCAGTGACCCCGGTCACGAGTAGCGCACCCAGAATCGCGACCGGAAGTGGCAGCCCGAAGCCGGGCGGACTGGCTGTCACTGGAGCGGTCAGTATCCCCATCGTGTAAACGCCGATGGCCATGAATCCAGCCGCACCGAGATTGAACAGGCCTGCGTATCCCCACTGGAGGTTCAGCGCGAGCGCTAACATAGCATAAATCGCCGAAAGGAAGGCGACGCGCCGGAGCGTGTTGACCGTGCCATTCAGTTGGAACCCGAGAACAGCACTGAAAAGCGCGTACAAGCCCCCGATAGCGAGGGCCAGGGCGATGAGCAAGCGCACGTCGTTGTTGCCAAGCCACCCCTCAGCCCGTGCCTGAATAGAACCCGTACTCATGCCGT
This region includes:
- a CDS encoding branched-chain amino acid ABC transporter permease, translating into MSTGSIQARAEGWLGNNDVRLLIALALAIGGLYALFSAVLGFQLNGTVNTLRRVAFLSAIYAMLALALNLQWGYAGLFNLGAAGFMAIGVYTMGILTAPVTASPPGFGLPLPVAILGALLVTGVTGGLAALPAIRLRADYLAIVTVAFSEIVRLTFRAPEFANTRIAGVAFGTGGATGLSLPSNPIRILFYTDPAATAPAPNALGTAIFSVVAPLGIEETLVIGWAYVIVLCLCLGLLYWLMIRLGKSPFGRVLKSIREDQQVTQALGKDTRRFKIKTFALGCALMGLIAILWRLSGGYASPRMFKPIQTFYIFIALFIGGTGSPTGSIVGGALFASLLFEGPSFIRRVVAEYLQLSNAPDTLVGAIAELGTLDVTPLLAYSVQDVSISALRLMLLGIVLVYLMQRHPEGLLGHRKAIASSVDLSRQEPREDDNE